One Chloroflexota bacterium genomic window, GTTCGCGAGATTCTGGCGGACTGGCTGGACATCCCCGTGTCCCGGGTACGCATTCTCTCCGGCGGGACAGGACGGACAAAGCTCGTCGACGCGATGGGCGTCCACGAGCTGCCGAGCTAACTTCGTCCTAGAATGGGCTGCGCGCCGCGCTCACGAGCGCCTGCTGCAATACGGAGTTGATGACCTGGAGGAGCAGGAGCGCGACAAGCGGCGAGAGGTCGATCATGCCGAACGGTGGCAGGATTCGTCGGAGCGGACCGAGGATCGGCTCGGTGATCTGGAACAGGATCACGGCGAGGGGATAGAACGGATTGCCCGGACGAAGCTGGAACCAGGACAGCAGCGCCCTCCCAATAATCGCCAGGGTGAGCGCCTGGAACAGATAGTCGATGAACAGCTGCAGGTAGTGTACGAACATACGTCTCCAGTAATGCCAGATGGGGCTCGTGACCGGCTCGCGTCAGTCGGCGAAAATCGCGCGGCCGATACGCACGACCGTCGCCCCTTCCTCGATTGCGATCGGGTAATCGTCGGTCATGCCCATCGAAAGTCCCAGCGGTGGGATATGGGAATTCGCCTGCTGCACCGCGTCTCGGCGCGCACGCAGGGTGCGGAAAACTGCTCGCGTGTCCTCTTTGGAAAGTCCCAAGGGAGCAACCGTCATCAATCCGGTGACCACGAGGTTCGGAAGCGGAGCGATTTCGCGAACGATGTTTTCCAATTCGCTGGGATCGAACCCGAATCGGTCCGGAGTGCGCGCGAATTGGACCTCGAGATACACCGGAATTGGCCGATTTGACAGGGATGAAATGCGCTGAGCGATGCGCAGGCTGTCAATTGAGTGAATTGTATCAAAGAGATCGAGAGCGGCTTTGGCCTTATTGGACTGAAGGTGACCGACAAGGTGCCAATGGGCAGGCGGCGCCGAGCCTTCGACTCGTGGCTTTTTCGATGCAGCCTCTTGGACGCGATTTTCGCCGATATCCGTCAGTCCTGCGCGAATCGCGCTGGCGATCACCTCGGGCCCGTGGCCCTTGCTCACGCCGACGATCCGGACGGCATCTGGCGGACGTCCGCTTCGTTCGGCGGCTTCAGCGACCCTCCGGCGCACCTCGGCCAGGCGTTCGTCAATCGACATGGCTGGGGGCGGCTCCGCCAGTGCGCCATTCGGGCGCGGCGGATGGCGGCTGATCAACGGAGGGCCGGATGCCCGGTCGCGCGGCAAACGGGTGATCCAGACCTGAATCCTGGATTGCGCTGGTTCCAGTGGGCGGATGGGGATCCGCTGTGGGCTCGTCCAGAATCGCCGCGCGGAGGCTGGGAAGCCCGTAGCCCCGGCCCGCATGTGAGCTGGACGGATCGAATCCCGTGGCGATAACGGTTATGCGGACTTCGCCCTCCATCGCGTCGTCGATA contains:
- a CDS encoding YggS family pyridoxal phosphate-dependent enzyme, with protein sequence MSIDERLAEVRRRVAEAAERSGRPPDAVRIVGVSKGHGPEVIASAIRAGLTDIGENRVQEAASKKPRVEGSAPPAHWHLVGHLQSNKAKAALDLFDTIHSIDSLRIAQRISSLSNRPIPVYLEVQFARTPDRFGFDPSELENIVREIAPLPNLVVTGLMTVAPLGLSKEDTRAVFRTLRARRDAVQQANSHIPPLGLSMGMTDDYPIAIEEGATVVRIGRAIFAD
- a CDS encoding YggT family protein, which codes for MFVHYLQLFIDYLFQALTLAIIGRALLSWFQLRPGNPFYPLAVILFQITEPILGPLRRILPPFGMIDLSPLVALLLLQVINSVLQQALVSAARSPF